In Propionicimonas paludicola, a single window of DNA contains:
- a CDS encoding sigma-70 family RNA polymerase sigma factor — protein sequence VRPDDARGYARRVLVNLSVDRWRRRGPESVELTEFAASGSAEAGVDDRDEIVRLLRTLSPHQRRVIVLRYFDDLTEPEVARTLGVSVGTVKSACSRGLACCVSN from the coding sequence GGGTCCGTCCCGACGATGCCCGCGGCTATGCCCGTCGGGTGTTGGTGAATCTGAGCGTCGATCGGTGGCGGCGCCGTGGCCCGGAGTCGGTCGAGCTGACCGAGTTCGCGGCGTCCGGCTCGGCCGAGGCCGGCGTCGACGATCGGGACGAGATCGTCCGGTTGTTGCGGACGCTCTCGCCCCATCAGCGGCGGGTGATCGTGCTGCGCTACTTCGACGATCTGACTGAGCCCGAGGTGGCCCGCACCCTCGGGGTGAGCGTGGGCACCGTGAAGTCGGCCTGCTCGCGCGGGCTGGCCTGCTGCGTGAGCAACTGA
- a CDS encoding DUF488 family protein — MSEPPQLVSIGYEGRDLSQLVRALQSCDVQVLIDVRLTPISRKRGLSKSALRDALGAAGIGYVHHRELGNPKDNREAFRHGSTQSRMLYRQLLESDEAMGAIHHVTELLDEGTVALLCFERDHSQCHRGIVADVIAEEMPVELTCV, encoded by the coding sequence ATGAGCGAACCTCCCCAACTTGTGAGCATCGGCTACGAGGGCAGGGACTTGAGCCAACTCGTGCGCGCTCTTCAGAGTTGCGATGTTCAGGTGCTGATCGACGTCCGTCTGACCCCGATATCCAGGAAGCGAGGGCTCTCCAAGTCGGCCCTCCGTGACGCGCTTGGCGCGGCCGGGATCGGCTACGTACATCACAGAGAGCTCGGAAACCCGAAAGACAACCGTGAGGCCTTTCGGCACGGCTCCACTCAATCCCGGATGCTGTACCGGCAACTACTTGAGTCGGATGAGGCTATGGGTGCGATTCACCACGTGACTGAACTCCTCGATGAGGGCACTGTGGCTCTGTTGTGCTTCGAACGTGACCATTCCCAGTGTCACCGTGGAATAGTCGCGGACGTCATTGCCGAGGAGATGCCAGTGGAGCTGACCTGCGTCTAG
- a CDS encoding MarR family winged helix-turn-helix transcriptional regulator, whose translation METEANGVDDALDGGLGGQVRSTVGRLYRRFRSERPEGSLGDTALDVLIWLHKHGPQTLTELSEYGQVAPASMSQSVNRLTSAGYAIRTPDPKDRRKVLFRTTPEGDDIAATTRTQRHAWLDAQLRALNAEDQHAIAHACALLSTIADS comes from the coding sequence ACGGAGTGGACGACGCCCTCGACGGAGGTCTCGGAGGCCAGGTCAGGTCCACGGTGGGACGGCTCTATCGCCGCTTCCGCAGCGAACGTCCCGAAGGCAGCCTCGGCGACACCGCCCTGGACGTGCTCATCTGGCTACACAAGCACGGCCCGCAGACCCTGACCGAGCTCAGCGAGTACGGCCAGGTCGCGCCGGCGTCCATGAGCCAGAGCGTGAACCGACTCACCTCCGCCGGCTACGCGATCCGCACCCCCGACCCGAAAGACCGCCGCAAGGTGCTCTTCCGCACCACCCCCGAAGGCGACGACATCGCCGCGACCACCCGCACCCAGCGCCACGCCTGGCTGGACGCCCAACTCCGCGCCCTCAACGCCGAGGACCAGCACGCCATCGCCCACGCCTGCGCGCTGCTGAGCACCATCGCCGACTCCTGA